One Anoplopoma fimbria isolate UVic2021 breed Golden Eagle Sablefish chromosome 2, Afim_UVic_2022, whole genome shotgun sequence DNA window includes the following coding sequences:
- the LOC129105354 gene encoding high choriolytic enzyme 1-like, with protein MTPICLFLLFLSWTAIPAGAIDDEIPIEELDTSQTIARANDGIETLLVHGDIVPSTQRNADPCVKTGCKWFKRGGIVRVPVAISSAYTRAERNIIIKGLVTFHRSTCIRFVWRRRQRQYLHFFSGTGCWSYLGRQRTGQPVSLKKNGCLYTDTVQHEVLHALGFHHEQVRSDRDDYVNILSENILPGMARNFEKQPTNNLGTPYDFDSVMQYSKYAFSSNGEPTITSKDDPELEFGRVTEMSKNDIARVNALYECS; from the exons ATGACTCCAATCtgccttttcctcctcttcctctcgtgGACAGCCATTCCTGCG GGAGCAATTGATGACGAAATTCCAATAG AGGAGTTGGACACCTCTCAAACCATCGCCAGAGCTAATGACGGCATTG AAACACTCCTCGTGCACGGCGACATTGTTCCAAGCACTCAGAGGAATGCAGATCCCTGCGTTAAAACAGGCTGCAAGTGGTTCAAACGTGGAGGCATCGTCCGAGTGCCCGTCGCCATCTCCTCCGCATACA CCAGAGCAGAGCgcaacatcatcatcaaagGCCTGGTGACCTTCCACAGATCCACATGCATCCGCTTTGTCTGGAGGCGCAGGCAGAGACAATACCTCCACTTCTTCTCTGGAACTGG gtgtTGGTCCTACCTGGGCCGTCAACGTACTGGACAGCCGGTCTCCCTGAAGAAGAACGGTTGTCTGTACACGGACACGGTGCAGCACGAGGTTCTCCACGCTCTGGGCTTCCATCACGAGCAGGTCCGCTCCGACAGAGACGACTACGTCAACATCCTCTCCGAGAACATCTTGCCAG GAATGGCAAGAAACTTTGAGAAGCAGCCGACCAACAACTTGGGAACTCCCTACGACTTTGATTCCGTCATGCAGTACAGCAA ATACGCCTTCTCCAGCAACGGGGAGCCGACCATCACCTCCAAGGACGACCCCGAACTTGAATTTGGACGCGTCACAGAGATGAGCAAAAACGATATCGCCCGCGTCAACGCTCTCTACGAATGCAGTTGA